A genomic segment from Cyprinus carpio isolate SPL01 chromosome A22, ASM1834038v1, whole genome shotgun sequence encodes:
- the LOC109076126 gene encoding podocin-like, with amino-acid sequence MEKRAETSQHSSRSGRVKREPSPSAKGRKTKAPKSVKLQEPHKRKEKPEVTVEEERGEAKEAQIISGSTVVNVDSVRERIKEDREELLGLLETEGPGEALKKRYLGVCELLLIILVLSVVIFFFPVAIWFCVKIVREHERAVKFRLGHLLQKRPRGPGLMFYFPFLDVCHIVDIRLKILKIPPHTVVTKDLVCTEVSAVCYYRIENISVCYSSLASIPDVLQSLTQVSVKKILAHHAFTDILLNRKRMAQEIQVSLDSVTCRWGIKVERVDIEEISLPHELQHNFAVEAEARRQAQVKVIAAEGEKAACEALKASVESLSGSPMVVHLRLLQLLNSLRSEQPAVVLNIPPDVLTQSIDLSSLTRPANQSLTTGDGSDDANKDLPMM; translated from the exons ATGGAGAAAAGAGCAGAAACATCTCAGCATTCTTCCAGATCTGGACGGGTAAAGAGAGAGCCATCACCTTCTGCTAAAGGGAGGAAAACCAAAGCACCCAAATCTGTGAAGCTCCAAGAGCcccacaaaagaaaagaaaaaccagAAGTGACAGTAGAAGAAGAAAGAGGTGAAGCTAAAGAGGCTCAAATCATCTCCGGCAGCACTGTTGTAAACGTAGACAGTGTGAGGGAACGAATAAAAGAAGATCGAGAGGAGTTACTGGGATTACTGGAGACCGAAGGGCCTGGAGAAG CCTTGAAGAAGAGATACCTTGGAGTTTGTGAGCTACTTCTGATCATTTTGGTCCTGTCTGTGGTGATCTTCTTCTTTCCTGTTGCCATATGGTTCTGTGTGAAG ATTGTGAGAGAACATGAGAGAGCCGTGAAATTTCGGTTGGGGCATTTATTGCAGAAGAGACCAAGGGGCCCCG GGCTGATGTTTTATTTCCCATTTTTGGATGTGTGCCATATAGTGGACATTCGTCTGAAAATACTGAAGATCCCTCCTCACACG GTGGTGACCAAAGATCTGGTGTGTACCGAAGTGAGTGCAGTGTGCTACTATCGTATCGAGAACATCTCTGTGTGTTATTCCTCCCTCGCCAGTATCCCAGATGTGCTGCAGTCTCTGACCCAGGTGTCTGTTAAAAAGATACTGGCCCACCATGCCTTCACTGACATTTTGCTGAACCGGAAACGGATGGCCCAGGAGATTCAG GTCAGTTTAGATTCGGTAACCTGCAGGTGGGGTATCAAAGTGGAAAGAGTGGATAT AGAAGAAATCAGTCTTCCACATGAGCTGCAACACAACTTTGCTGTGGAGGCCGAAGCAAGACGTCAGGCACAAGTCAAA GTGATCGCTGCAGAGGGAGAAAAGGCGGCTTGTGAGGCTTTGAAGGCCTCTGTAGAGTCTCTCTCTGGTTCTCCAATGGTTGTGCACCTTCGACTCCTGCAGCTCCTCAACAGTCTGCGCTCTGAGCAGCCCGCTGTGGTCCTCAACATACCTCCTGATGTCCTGACTCAATCCATCGACCTCAGCAGTTTGACCAGACCTGCCAATCAAAGCCTGACCACAGGTGATGGCTCAGATGATGCTAACAAAGATTTGCCCATGATGTAA
- the LOC109047259 gene encoding ras-related protein Rab-3B-like: MAKADQRFGQRDGSDQNFDYMFKLLIIGNSSVGKTSFLFRYADDSFSNSFVSTVGIDFKVKTVYRNDKRVKLQIWDTAGQERYRTITTAYYRGAMGFILMYDITNEESFNAVQDWATQIKTYSWDNAQVILVGNKCDMDEERVVSFEKGKHLADQLGFEYYDASAKENINVRQVFERLVDIICVKMSERVDTDPSMVTGAKTTRLTDKPPQLPQNCC, translated from the exons ATGGCAAAAGCCGACCAACGCTTCGGGCAGAGAGATGGATCTGATCAGAACTTTGACTACATGTTCAAACTCCTGATTATTGGCAACAGTAGTGTAGGAAAGACCAGCTTTTTATTCAGATATGCAGATGACTCCTTTAGCAACTCTTTCGTCAGCACAGTCGGCATCGACTTTAAGGTGAAGACGGTTTACAGGAACGACAAGAGAGTGAAGCTCCAAATATGG GACACAGCGGGACAGGAGCGCTATAGAACTATTACAACAGCTTACTATAGAGGAGCCATGGGCTTCATCCTCATGTACGACATCACAAATGAAGAGTCCTTCAATGCAGTGCAGGACTG GGCAACACAGATTAAGACCTATTCATGGGATAATGCTCAGGTGATATTAGTGGGGAATAAATGTGACATGGATGAGGAAAGGGTGGTGTCTTTTGAGAAGGGGAAACACTTGGCCGACCAGTTAG GGTTTGAGTACTATGATGCCAGCGCCAAGGAGAACATCAACGTCAGACAAGTATTTGAGCGCTTAGTTGACATTATCTGTGTGAAGATGTCTGAGAGAGTCGATACGGATCCATCCATGGTCACCGGTGCCAAAACCACCCGGCTAACCGATAAGCCACCCCAGCTACCTCAGAATTGTTGCTGA